In Puniceicoccaceae bacterium, a single window of DNA contains:
- the rsmI gene encoding 16S rRNA (cytidine(1402)-2'-O)-methyltransferase — protein sequence MHSSANTPGTLYVVGTPIGNLGDTSVRMKETLQQVDAIACEDTRVTARLLQHLGIHKPMVSYRDDNEIRAAESLLQRLLQGEHIALVSDAGVPTISDPGFRITRLCQKQGIPVLPIPGPCALITALSASGLPSDSFLFLGFLLPKKAARIRTFTQYLDFPHTLLFYESPHRITKCLDDMKQVLEPERVICVSKELTKMHERIVSGSLSDVHAHVLSRSLKGEFVVGIAPRGFVL from the coding sequence ATGCATTCATCAGCAAACACTCCAGGCACGCTCTATGTCGTTGGCACACCGATCGGAAATCTGGGGGATACCAGTGTTCGCATGAAGGAGACCTTGCAACAGGTGGATGCCATTGCGTGTGAAGACACACGTGTGACCGCACGTTTGCTGCAACACCTCGGTATTCACAAACCGATGGTCAGCTATCGAGACGACAATGAAATCCGGGCCGCCGAATCCTTGTTACAACGACTCCTGCAAGGGGAACACATCGCACTGGTATCCGACGCGGGTGTACCCACCATATCCGACCCAGGGTTTCGCATCACACGGCTCTGTCAGAAACAAGGAATTCCGGTGCTACCGATTCCAGGCCCATGCGCCCTGATTACCGCTCTGAGCGCATCAGGTTTGCCGTCGGATTCCTTTCTCTTCCTGGGCTTTCTTCTCCCCAAGAAGGCAGCTCGAATTCGCACGTTCACCCAATACCTCGATTTTCCTCACACCTTGCTGTTTTATGAATCTCCACATCGCATTACCAAATGCCTGGACGACATGAAACAGGTGTTGGAACCCGAACGTGTGATCTGCGTCAGCAAAGAACTCACCAAAATGCATGAACGTATCGTAAGCGGATCTCTGAGCGACGTTCACGCCCATGTGCTCTCCCGTAGCCTGAAGGGAGAATTTGTAGTGGGCATCGCACCGCGAGGATTTGTGCTGTGA
- a CDS encoding HD domain-containing protein gives MNLSALHQQHPDLAILTQLLVDAGGQPYLVGGSVRDLCLGTIPKDLDIEVSGLSRSRLMRALSSRYDVDQVGKKFGVFILRGLPFDIALPRMETPTGPKHTDFEIQYDPNLPLERAAARRDFTLNAIYLDLKSGELIDPHRGLEDLARRHLRHTSHQFSEDPLRVLRAMQFIARFDLSCDPTTIELCRTMPLSDLPRERIWEEFKKLILQGVHIRKGLQFLQDAGGLSHFPELEALVGCEQDPHWHPEGDVWTHTLLAMDAFAKRRIGNAEEDLIVGLAVLCHDMGKPLTSFREQGRIRSPRHEKEGVPITERFLQRLTRDQRILQDVPPLVREHMAPHQLFATDASDAALRRLALRVGRVDRLLRVCQADREGRLDPWQPLPFPEGEWAEKRFEALQLKSSKPKPLILGRDLIEKGLTPGPHFSEILQSLFDAQLEGHFTTRESGLTYLDQWLRSHKP, from the coding sequence ATGAATCTCTCCGCACTCCATCAGCAACACCCCGACCTTGCCATCCTCACGCAACTACTGGTGGATGCGGGTGGGCAGCCATACCTCGTGGGTGGCAGTGTGCGGGATTTATGCCTGGGAACGATTCCCAAGGATCTTGACATCGAGGTCAGCGGACTGAGTCGCAGTCGTCTGATGCGTGCCCTGTCATCCCGATACGATGTCGATCAGGTCGGAAAAAAGTTTGGTGTCTTTATTCTGAGGGGTCTGCCATTTGACATTGCACTTCCGCGCATGGAAACACCAACAGGGCCAAAACACACTGATTTTGAGATTCAATACGATCCGAACCTGCCCCTCGAACGCGCCGCCGCTCGGCGCGACTTCACCCTCAACGCAATCTACCTCGACTTGAAGTCGGGTGAACTGATCGACCCCCATCGGGGACTGGAGGATCTCGCCCGGCGACACCTGCGCCATACCTCTCATCAGTTTTCTGAAGATCCGCTGCGCGTACTGCGGGCCATGCAATTCATTGCCCGCTTTGATCTCAGCTGCGACCCGACGACGATTGAACTCTGCCGCACCATGCCGTTGTCGGACTTGCCACGGGAGCGCATTTGGGAGGAATTCAAAAAACTCATCCTGCAGGGAGTACACATCCGCAAGGGACTACAGTTTCTTCAAGATGCCGGAGGGCTGAGCCATTTCCCAGAACTGGAAGCATTGGTCGGATGCGAACAGGACCCACACTGGCACCCAGAGGGCGATGTCTGGACGCACACCCTGCTGGCGATGGATGCTTTCGCAAAACGCCGAATAGGCAACGCCGAGGAAGATTTGATTGTAGGGCTGGCAGTGCTCTGTCACGACATGGGAAAACCTCTCACCAGCTTCCGGGAGCAAGGCCGCATCCGATCACCCCGCCATGAAAAGGAAGGGGTACCGATCACCGAACGTTTTTTGCAGCGCCTGACCCGTGATCAACGTATCCTGCAAGATGTGCCGCCACTGGTGCGCGAGCACATGGCCCCGCACCAGCTCTTTGCAACAGATGCAAGCGATGCTGCACTGCGCAGGCTGGCACTGCGCGTGGGCAGGGTGGACCGCTTACTGCGTGTCTGTCAGGCTGACCGCGAAGGGCGACTAGATCCGTGGCAACCCCTTCCATTTCCCGAAGGAGAGTGGGCAGAAAAGCGCTTTGAAGCACTGCAGCTCAAATCGAGCAAACCCAAACCGCTCATCCTCGGTCGTGACCTCATAGAGAAGGGACTAACTCCTGGTCCGCATTTTTCCGAGATTCTCCAGTCCCTTTTCGACGCTCAGCTCGAAGGGCATTTCACAACCCGCGAATCCGGCCTCACATACCTGGATCAGTGGCTTCGCTCTCACAAGCCATGA
- a CDS encoding endonuclease, which translates to MSLRKPQPNRYLQLIERVFFENYAQGMQEFTFLRSDLEDAARVMHMDLPKNLGDVIYALRYRIGFPEAILATQPKDLEWIIEGAGRGKYVFKLVKTNRIVPNPNLIAIKIPDGTPEIISAYSLSDEQALLARVRYNRLIDLFLGIASYSLQNHLRTSVKLVGQVEVDEIYVGVDRNGCQYVIPVQAKGGKDQLSVVQTKQDLDCCSEKFPNLACRPVSAQFISDDLIALFELVLEDDLVKVVDEKHYRLVPVSSISEKELRSYRSRSVA; encoded by the coding sequence ATGTCATTGCGAAAGCCACAACCGAATCGTTACCTCCAATTGATTGAGAGGGTTTTTTTCGAAAACTATGCTCAAGGCATGCAGGAGTTTACATTTCTGCGCAGCGATTTGGAAGATGCAGCACGCGTAATGCACATGGATCTGCCGAAAAACCTGGGTGACGTGATCTATGCCCTTCGGTATCGAATAGGATTTCCGGAGGCAATTCTGGCAACGCAACCAAAGGATTTGGAATGGATCATTGAGGGTGCGGGTCGAGGTAAATATGTGTTCAAACTGGTCAAGACGAATCGCATTGTTCCCAACCCCAATCTCATTGCTATCAAGATCCCAGATGGAACTCCTGAGATCATCTCCGCTTATTCGCTTTCAGATGAGCAGGCATTGCTAGCCAGGGTACGATACAATCGCTTGATTGATCTCTTTCTTGGAATTGCGAGCTATTCCCTTCAAAACCATCTCCGAACCTCGGTGAAATTGGTGGGTCAGGTGGAGGTTGATGAAATCTATGTAGGAGTGGATCGCAATGGGTGCCAATATGTCATACCCGTGCAGGCGAAGGGAGGGAAAGACCAGCTTTCGGTTGTGCAGACGAAGCAGGATTTGGACTGTTGTTCGGAGAAATTTCCAAATCTGGCTTGCAGACCTGTTTCGGCTCAGTTCATCAGCGACGATTTGATCGCACTCTTTGAGCTGGTTCTTGAGGACGATTTGGTCAAGGTTGTCGACGAAAAGCACTACCGCTTGGTTCCTGTGTCGAGTATTTCTGAGAAAGAATTGCGCAGCTATCGGAGTCGGAGTGTGGCTTGA
- a CDS encoding DNA cytosine methyltransferase, with protein sequence MTFQKREDRVIMVKQRPIAVDLFAGAGGMSLGFEQAGFDVLAAVEIDPVHSAVHHYNFPECTVLPRSIQDLSGDHIREATAIGMQKVDVVFGGAPCQGFSLIGQRMLDDPRNALVNDFVRIVSELDASYFVFENVKGLTVGKHQKFLHEFIDAFERNGYHIRQRWQVLNAAHFGVPQDRQRLFLLGAKKGLKVPLYPEAFSSPPEQGKDLLKMKGPTCRDALEDLPDAECFESLLHSDETLVETWMGLSDYASELRCEHAKSWHFGYQRNWNPGLLTSSYRTMHSQISRTRFSETEPGKVEPISRFFKLPPDGVSNTLRAGTDGARGAFTSPRPIHYKHNRCVTVREMARLHGFPDWFRFNHTKWHGARQVGNAVPPPLARAVAQSIMGAIGTVPVQPERVLELGDDALLRMDMTQAAKFWKVPVLLSRRTLRSGAKKRTQAQTELDRQRLIAS encoded by the coding sequence CAGAGTGATCATGGTGAAACAAAGGCCCATCGCAGTTGATCTTTTTGCAGGAGCAGGAGGAATGAGTCTTGGCTTTGAGCAGGCTGGATTCGATGTGTTGGCGGCAGTTGAAATCGATCCAGTGCATTCTGCAGTTCACCATTACAACTTCCCAGAGTGTACCGTTTTGCCTCGTTCGATTCAGGACCTCAGTGGAGACCATATTCGGGAGGCAACCGCTATCGGAATGCAAAAAGTGGATGTGGTTTTTGGAGGTGCTCCATGTCAGGGGTTTTCTTTGATAGGGCAGCGCATGCTGGATGATCCACGCAATGCACTTGTTAACGATTTTGTGCGTATCGTGAGTGAATTGGACGCCTCGTATTTTGTCTTCGAAAACGTGAAGGGACTGACAGTTGGCAAGCACCAAAAATTTCTCCACGAGTTCATCGATGCCTTTGAACGGAATGGTTACCATATTCGCCAACGCTGGCAGGTTCTGAATGCGGCCCATTTTGGGGTTCCTCAAGATCGGCAGCGTCTTTTTCTGCTGGGAGCAAAGAAGGGACTGAAAGTGCCCTTATATCCTGAAGCTTTTAGTTCTCCACCTGAACAGGGAAAGGACTTGCTCAAAATGAAAGGTCCGACGTGTCGCGATGCGCTCGAGGATCTTCCAGATGCTGAGTGCTTTGAAAGTTTGCTCCACTCGGATGAGACACTAGTGGAGACTTGGATGGGGCTATCCGACTATGCCAGCGAATTGCGTTGTGAACATGCAAAATCCTGGCACTTCGGTTATCAGAGAAACTGGAACCCAGGGCTACTGACATCCAGTTACCGGACGATGCATAGCCAGATCTCTCGCACACGCTTTTCCGAGACGGAACCCGGAAAGGTCGAACCGATCTCGCGCTTTTTTAAGCTTCCTCCCGACGGAGTGAGCAATACTCTTCGAGCTGGTACTGATGGAGCCAGGGGAGCTTTCACCAGTCCTCGCCCAATTCACTACAAGCACAATCGCTGTGTGACTGTTCGGGAAATGGCGCGATTGCACGGGTTCCCCGACTGGTTTCGTTTCAATCACACCAAATGGCATGGTGCAAGGCAGGTTGGCAATGCGGTGCCTCCACCGCTTGCCCGTGCAGTTGCGCAATCGATCATGGGGGCAATTGGGACCGTACCAGTCCAACCCGAACGTGTTCTCGAACTCGGAGACGACGCCTTGCTTCGAATGGACATGACGCAGGCCGCAAAATTTTGGAAAGTCCCCGTGCTTTTGAGCAGACGAACGCTCAGGAGTGGTGCGAAAAAAAGAACCCAGGCGCAAACGGAACTCGACCGTCAGAGACTCATTGCATCTTAG